The following coding sequences lie in one Enterococcus sp. 9E7_DIV0242 genomic window:
- a CDS encoding ABC transporter ATP-binding protein — protein MISLNQINKFYHTGEEELQVLKNINLTIEKGDFAAIMGPSGSGKSTLINLLGFIDRTFEGSYLFEGTRVEHYKDGDLSQIRNRSVGFVFQNFSLIENLTVSENVELPLLYGGASPKETKIHVQQMLAKVGLADKGDYYPKQLSGGQQQRVAVARAIINSPSFIIADEPTGALDTHTTDEIMKLFKQLNDEGVTIILVTHDPETVLYCTRLFKVRDGELSEEEVPV, from the coding sequence ATGATTAGCCTCAATCAAATCAATAAATTTTATCACACCGGAGAAGAAGAGCTACAAGTATTGAAAAATATTAACCTGACCATAGAAAAGGGAGATTTTGCTGCAATCATGGGACCTTCAGGTTCCGGGAAATCAACATTGATCAATTTATTAGGCTTTATTGATCGTACATTCGAAGGTAGCTACCTTTTTGAAGGAACAAGAGTTGAGCATTATAAAGATGGCGATCTTTCTCAAATTCGCAACCGCTCTGTTGGGTTTGTTTTTCAAAATTTCAGTCTGATCGAAAATCTGACAGTTTCTGAAAACGTAGAGCTGCCACTACTATATGGTGGGGCAAGTCCTAAGGAAACAAAGATCCATGTGCAGCAAATGCTAGCTAAAGTCGGATTGGCAGATAAAGGTGATTATTATCCTAAGCAACTTTCCGGTGGTCAGCAGCAGCGAGTTGCTGTTGCTCGCGCAATCATCAATTCTCCGAGTTTTATTATTGCAGATGAACCGACAGGGGCGCTAGATACACATACGACAGATGAAATCATGAAATTGTTCAAGCAGCTGAACGACGAAGGGGTGACCATTATTCTAGTCACTCATGATCCAGAAACAGTCCTATATTGTACGCGTCTGTTTAAAGTACGTGACGGAGAACTCTCGGAAGAGGAGGTACCTGTATGA
- a CDS encoding ABC transporter ATP-binding protein, with translation MVEIALKSVHKKYDNAERYSVTDFNLDIADREFIVFVGPSGCGKSTTLRMIAGLEDISEGELIIGDKVMNDVAPKDRDIAMVFQNYALYPHMTVFDNMAFGLKLRKYDKAEIKKRVENAADILGLTEYLNRKPAALSGGQRQRVALGRAIVRDAKVFLMDEPLSNLDAKLRVAMRAEIAKLHRRLETTTIYVTHDQTEAMTMADRIVIMKDGIVQQIGSPKEVYDTPKNIFVAGFIGSPAMNFFNVTLNNGVITDGKDLNLRLPEGQNKMLVQKGYEGKDLVFGIRPEDIHSEPIALEAAPETVVRAEIVVSELLGAETMLYTKVGDHEFVSKVDARELHTPGETINLAFNLNKSHFFDKDSELVITLP, from the coding sequence ATGGTAGAAATCGCTTTAAAAAGTGTCCATAAAAAATATGATAATGCTGAAAGATATTCAGTAACAGACTTCAATTTAGATATCGCGGATCGCGAGTTCATTGTCTTCGTAGGCCCTTCCGGATGCGGTAAATCAACAACGTTACGTATGATTGCCGGATTAGAGGATATTTCAGAAGGCGAACTGATCATTGGCGACAAAGTAATGAATGATGTGGCACCGAAAGACCGTGACATCGCAATGGTATTCCAGAACTACGCACTATATCCTCACATGACTGTATTTGACAATATGGCATTCGGACTGAAGCTTCGTAAATATGACAAAGCGGAAATCAAAAAACGTGTGGAAAATGCGGCAGACATTCTTGGTTTAACAGAATACCTGAATCGTAAACCAGCAGCACTTTCCGGTGGTCAGCGCCAACGGGTAGCCTTAGGCCGTGCAATCGTTCGTGATGCAAAAGTCTTCCTAATGGATGAGCCTTTATCTAACTTGGATGCTAAGCTACGTGTTGCCATGCGTGCGGAAATTGCAAAATTGCACCGTCGCTTGGAAACAACAACAATCTATGTAACCCATGACCAAACAGAAGCGATGACGATGGCCGATAGAATCGTTATCATGAAAGATGGAATCGTTCAACAAATCGGTTCTCCTAAAGAAGTATACGATACACCAAAAAATATCTTTGTTGCAGGCTTTATCGGTTCTCCAGCAATGAACTTCTTCAACGTAACATTGAACAATGGCGTGATTACGGATGGAAAAGACTTGAATCTGAGATTACCGGAAGGCCAAAATAAAATGCTTGTTCAAAAAGGCTATGAAGGAAAAGATTTGGTCTTTGGTATTCGTCCGGAAGATATCCACAGTGAGCCAATCGCACTGGAAGCAGCACCTGAAACAGTCGTTCGTGCAGAAATCGTTGTGTCTGAGCTTTTAGGAGCTGAAACAATGCTTTATACAAAAGTTGGCGATCATGAATTTGTTTCTAAAGTCGATGCACGTGAGTTGCATACGCCAGGTGAAACAATCAACTTGGCATTCAATCTGAATAAGAGTCATTTCTTCGACAAAGATTCAGAGCTTGTTATTACATTACCTTAA
- a CDS encoding glycosyltransferase, which translates to MDTILFAPETINLAETTRMIETAKAVRARGEHCLFIAYSEKFSGLIEAAGFKLTYLHPKTTEKMAEEMLRFDQFKTLKNPFSKELMEQRVANEIDFINQHNVTKIVTGTSMSIFLSARICRVPLFYIKPFAYSRPQIEAGNMFESTLLNRGMRAIALRLTYIPKMFRQVEKKYGITIFKKTLELFDGDFNLVTTIPTLTGVEQLPVDYQYVGFMYANLPGKIPEEIYILKKQIRPLVYFSMGSSSNRKLVEKFLTVLAKLPYIFVCPIAYYVPEFKNKKYAENIYIYDWLPTEQMNKLIDFSIIHGGEGTVQTACMSGKPFIGLGLQMEQRYNLRLCEIYGNAIQIRKRDISVQSLTEKCERLLQDSQMIDCAKKLKEQILTREPSTEYAARIICSAGSEMDRLMNEKF; encoded by the coding sequence ATGGATACGATACTGTTTGCACCGGAAACAATCAATCTAGCTGAAACGACTCGGATGATCGAGACAGCAAAAGCTGTTCGAGCGCGAGGTGAGCACTGTCTATTTATTGCCTATTCTGAAAAATTTTCAGGACTTATTGAGGCTGCGGGATTCAAGCTCACCTATCTTCACCCGAAGACAACAGAAAAGATGGCCGAAGAAATGCTTCGGTTCGATCAGTTTAAAACGCTGAAAAACCCTTTTTCAAAAGAACTGATGGAACAACGGGTAGCCAACGAAATTGATTTTATCAACCAACATAACGTTACGAAAATCGTTACAGGAACATCCATGAGTATCTTTTTATCTGCCAGAATTTGTCGGGTCCCGTTATTTTATATCAAACCATTTGCATACTCTCGACCGCAAATCGAAGCGGGGAATATGTTTGAAAGCACTCTGCTAAATAGAGGAATGCGAGCAATAGCTTTAAGACTAACGTATATTCCTAAAATGTTTCGACAGGTGGAAAAGAAATATGGAATAACTATTTTTAAGAAAACACTTGAGCTTTTCGATGGTGACTTCAACCTGGTTACAACGATTCCGACTTTAACCGGTGTGGAGCAGTTGCCAGTAGATTACCAATATGTCGGGTTTATGTATGCCAACCTCCCCGGGAAGATTCCAGAAGAGATTTATATACTGAAAAAGCAGATCAGGCCCCTGGTATATTTTTCAATGGGCAGCTCCTCCAATCGAAAGCTAGTGGAGAAATTTTTGACCGTTTTGGCGAAGCTTCCTTATATCTTCGTGTGCCCGATTGCATATTATGTACCGGAATTCAAAAATAAGAAATATGCGGAAAATATTTATATCTATGATTGGTTACCGACAGAGCAAATGAATAAGTTGATTGATTTTTCTATAATCCATGGTGGCGAAGGAACTGTACAGACTGCCTGCATGTCTGGGAAACCTTTTATTGGATTGGGTCTGCAAATGGAACAAAGGTATAATCTACGCTTGTGTGAGATATATGGCAATGCGATTCAGATAAGGAAAAGGGATATCTCTGTTCAATCACTAACAGAAAAATGCGAACGATTGCTTCAAGATTCACAGATGATCGATTGCGCAAAGAAATTAAAAGAGCAAATACTTACGAGAGAACCCAGTACAGAATATGCAGCTAGAATCATCTGTAGTGCAGGATCAGAAATGGATAGGCTGATGAATGAAAAATTTTAA
- a CDS encoding VOC family protein, which translates to MASSKIIPFLTFPATAEEAMTFYEESFPNAKITHLVRYDEQVPNTSSEMIGKVLNGGLSFQGQELFFMDMDPEAAPAFSWATSLYIKCVDESEFDVIFNHLSKEGTVMMGPEPILDLRKVSWVTDKYGVTWQLVWE; encoded by the coding sequence ATGGCATCTTCAAAAATTATTCCATTTTTAACATTCCCGGCGACGGCAGAGGAAGCAATGACATTTTATGAGGAGAGCTTTCCAAACGCTAAAATAACACATTTAGTACGTTACGATGAGCAGGTTCCAAATACATCATCTGAAATGATTGGCAAGGTTTTGAATGGTGGTCTTAGCTTTCAAGGGCAAGAACTATTTTTCATGGATATGGACCCAGAAGCTGCACCCGCTTTTAGCTGGGCAACCTCATTGTATATAAAATGTGTGGATGAATCGGAGTTCGATGTTATTTTTAATCACCTTTCCAAAGAGGGTACCGTGATGATGGGACCGGAACCTATTTTAGATTTACGCAAGGTTTCTTGGGTCACAGATAAATATGGTGTTACTTGGCAGCTAGTTTGGGAATAG
- a CDS encoding PucR family transcriptional regulator — MNRTNLQTIYPEAVHHNHPSSDHDYLSIPEADGYLWLKKNTLSKKEIALLTILAAETPESLVDGKHLWYQILFQQKVLEENGRFRVIQLLLQTPKSFLADVWKEHIEGIFPNTVDFFFLTDQQAILVEEQTKHSLSKEELEGIFLTLDDDFETTSRVFVGGFHDSTKDFATLFEEEQAIFKEEALQIKRKKVFGIADVALHYFTKEALAKSSLTRSMKEEWRIDDEMKEIIQTLWTNQGNLSSTAKELFMHRNTLQYRLEKFQENTGMQLKNTDDLILCYLLLNH; from the coding sequence TTGAACAGAACAAACCTACAGACGATCTATCCGGAAGCGGTGCATCACAATCATCCGTCATCCGATCATGACTACCTATCCATTCCAGAGGCAGATGGTTATCTTTGGCTTAAAAAAAATACGCTGTCGAAAAAGGAAATCGCTTTATTGACCATCTTAGCAGCTGAAACGCCCGAATCGCTAGTAGACGGCAAGCATCTTTGGTATCAGATTTTATTCCAACAGAAAGTACTGGAAGAGAACGGGCGATTCCGCGTTATTCAACTCTTGCTACAGACTCCGAAAAGTTTCTTGGCAGATGTATGGAAAGAGCATATCGAAGGGATTTTTCCCAATACCGTAGACTTCTTTTTTCTAACGGACCAACAAGCAATTTTAGTAGAGGAGCAAACAAAGCATTCGTTAAGCAAGGAAGAACTTGAAGGGATTTTTCTGACCCTCGACGATGACTTTGAAACAACTAGTCGTGTCTTTGTCGGCGGCTTTCATGACAGCACGAAGGACTTTGCCACCTTGTTTGAAGAAGAACAGGCGATTTTTAAAGAAGAGGCGCTGCAAATCAAACGAAAAAAAGTTTTTGGTATTGCTGATGTGGCACTTCATTACTTCACAAAAGAAGCATTGGCAAAAAGCAGTCTGACTCGCTCCATGAAGGAGGAGTGGCGGATTGATGACGAAATGAAGGAAATCATTCAAACGCTATGGACAAATCAAGGCAACCTCAGCTCTACTGCCAAAGAGCTGTTTATGCACCGGAATACACTCCAATACCGCTTAGAAAAATTCCAGGAAAACACTGGTATGCAGCTGAAAAATACAGATGATTTGATTCTTTGTTACTTATTGTTGAATCACTAA
- the xylB gene encoding xylulokinase → MSYVIGIDLGTGSVKGLVLDKKGTVIEQATEDYPLLHPHKGYSEQRPSDWIKGTKQVLSTLIARQPQLKAELAGISISGQMHSLVLLDKQGEPLRHAILWNDVRTTAQCQEITDVLGEKLLEKTKNLALEGFTLPKLLWVKEHEPENWRNAARFLLPKDYLAYWLTGNQQMELSDAAGTLLLNVTEKKWDRVISEQFGIRDELLPPLVQSMDHVGDIQSSICEMLGIEGQVRVFAGGADNACAALGAGIIEEDRAMCSIGTSGVFLSYEGQTERQYNGKLHYFNHVIKDSYYSMGVTLAAGQSLTWYKDTFDAEDSFDQLIAEAETSDIGGNGLLFTPYIMGERTPHVDSQIRGSFLGMDAGQRRADFTRAVLEGITFSLKDSQALMQKIAKKEFREVISVGGGAKSALWLQIQADIFNTKIRTLKTEQGPGLGAAMIAAMGLRWFDSIEQCVAAFVAYEKEYFPISENVQLYEKIYAIYRQAYGQTKELCHQLLAVSKD, encoded by the coding sequence ATGAGTTATGTAATTGGCATCGATCTGGGAACTGGGTCAGTGAAGGGGCTTGTTTTAGATAAAAAAGGTACAGTGATCGAACAGGCGACGGAGGATTATCCGTTGCTTCATCCTCATAAAGGGTATAGTGAGCAACGACCATCAGATTGGATCAAAGGAACAAAGCAGGTTTTGTCGACACTGATTGCTAGACAACCACAGCTGAAAGCAGAGCTTGCCGGAATCAGTATTTCTGGTCAAATGCACAGTCTGGTTTTATTAGACAAGCAGGGAGAACCACTGCGTCATGCGATTCTTTGGAATGATGTCCGAACAACCGCCCAGTGTCAGGAAATCACTGATGTCTTAGGAGAGAAGCTGTTGGAGAAGACGAAGAATCTTGCACTGGAAGGCTTCACCTTGCCAAAGCTGCTATGGGTAAAGGAGCATGAGCCCGAGAATTGGCGAAATGCCGCTCGGTTCTTACTACCGAAAGACTATTTGGCCTACTGGTTGACAGGAAATCAACAGATGGAGCTTTCGGATGCGGCAGGAACCCTCCTGTTAAATGTGACAGAAAAGAAATGGGATAGGGTAATTTCTGAACAGTTTGGTATCCGTGATGAATTGCTTCCACCTTTGGTACAATCGATGGACCATGTGGGGGATATCCAATCGAGTATTTGTGAGATGCTAGGCATCGAAGGTCAGGTTCGTGTATTTGCCGGCGGAGCGGACAATGCCTGTGCAGCACTTGGTGCAGGAATTATTGAAGAGGACCGAGCAATGTGCAGTATTGGTACATCTGGGGTGTTTTTATCCTACGAAGGTCAGACAGAACGACAATACAACGGCAAGCTGCACTATTTTAATCATGTGATCAAGGACAGCTATTATTCTATGGGTGTAACGTTGGCTGCTGGTCAAAGTTTGACATGGTATAAGGACACCTTTGATGCAGAGGATTCCTTCGATCAATTGATTGCAGAGGCTGAAACCAGTGATATTGGTGGGAATGGTTTATTGTTTACGCCTTACATCATGGGGGAACGCACGCCTCATGTGGACAGTCAGATCCGCGGTAGCTTCCTTGGTATGGATGCAGGTCAGAGAAGAGCGGACTTTACTCGGGCTGTATTAGAGGGGATCACGTTTTCTTTGAAAGACAGTCAGGCCTTGATGCAGAAGATTGCAAAAAAAGAGTTTCGTGAGGTGATTTCTGTTGGAGGCGGTGCGAAAAGTGCTCTCTGGCTACAAATCCAAGCGGATATATTTAATACGAAGATTCGTACATTGAAGACAGAGCAGGGGCCAGGCCTGGGAGCAGCTATGATTGCTGCAATGGGGCTCCGCTGGTTTGATTCAATCGAGCAATGTGTAGCAGCTTTTGTAGCCTATGAAAAGGAATATTTTCCGATTTCCGAAAATGTACAATTATACGAGAAAATTTATGCTATTTATAGACAAGCGTATGGTCAAACGAAAGAGCTGTGTCATCAACTTTTAGCAGTTTCTAAGGACTAG
- a CDS encoding efflux RND transporter periplasmic adaptor subunit codes for MKKRFGERTSKKKKISLALFAAAGVGTAVFLFSTLTKGEAEEGYTLYTVKKADPLILKGKVIPRQLQSIYLEPEHGKISEIPVSNGQEIHAGEAIIQYQNSNIEEELSTQQNQISQFDLAAAQAAQNVNAAQVQYNTIYNQLAENQKKLTTVTPEEKELFTEKRVSLQAELATAEDQLRQAQQAVETAQTQAAGANELLGIQQKKASTVITAPVDGIISINEQGKNSSEVPVIQISSKEKQIQAEVTEYDLDKLAVGQEVEVSTIGTDQKAGGSIAAINSFSEKNVGVPAETNTATYLFTVNGDFNWSNDRTATVQINQQQLIIPESAIVHEKDQEYVFLYHSGKTKKTAITTTIKNGRKIIESGLKEKDKIIEEPDEAVKSDAEIKVINND; via the coding sequence ATGAAAAAAAGATTTGGAGAACGTACATCTAAAAAGAAAAAAATTTCCCTTGCTCTATTCGCGGCAGCCGGGGTCGGCACCGCTGTATTTCTTTTTTCCACCTTGACCAAAGGAGAAGCGGAAGAAGGCTATACCCTATATACAGTAAAAAAAGCAGATCCGTTGATTCTTAAAGGGAAAGTAATTCCACGTCAGCTTCAATCCATTTACCTAGAGCCTGAACATGGGAAAATTTCAGAAATCCCTGTTTCAAACGGGCAAGAAATTCATGCAGGAGAAGCAATCATTCAGTATCAAAACAGCAATATTGAAGAAGAGCTTTCGACTCAGCAAAATCAAATCAGTCAGTTCGATCTTGCAGCAGCTCAAGCGGCTCAAAATGTCAACGCCGCTCAAGTTCAATACAATACGATTTATAATCAGCTGGCAGAAAATCAAAAGAAACTAACGACTGTTACACCAGAAGAAAAAGAATTATTTACAGAAAAAAGAGTCTCCCTTCAGGCTGAGCTGGCAACAGCTGAAGATCAACTGCGGCAAGCACAACAAGCCGTTGAAACAGCTCAAACACAAGCCGCCGGAGCTAATGAACTGCTTGGTATCCAGCAGAAAAAAGCATCAACCGTAATTACCGCTCCTGTTGACGGCATTATCTCAATAAACGAACAAGGAAAAAACTCTTCCGAAGTTCCAGTTATTCAAATTTCCAGTAAAGAAAAACAAATACAAGCCGAAGTAACTGAATATGATTTGGATAAGCTGGCTGTCGGACAGGAAGTCGAGGTCTCAACGATCGGCACCGATCAAAAAGCAGGCGGCAGCATTGCCGCAATCAACTCATTTTCCGAAAAAAATGTTGGCGTGCCAGCTGAAACTAATACTGCTACCTATCTTTTTACCGTCAATGGGGACTTTAACTGGAGCAACGACCGCACAGCAACAGTTCAAATCAACCAGCAACAGTTGATCATTCCTGAAAGTGCCATCGTCCATGAAAAAGATCAGGAGTATGTGTTTCTATATCACTCTGGCAAAACAAAAAAGACAGCCATCACGACAACTATCAAAAATGGACGAAAAATTATCGAATCCGGTCTAAAAGAAAAGGATAAGATTATCGAAGAACCCGATGAAGCAGTGAAATCCGATGCAGAAATCAAGGTGATCAACAATGATTAG
- a CDS encoding ABC transporter permease yields the protein MRSSIIWKTAFRSIIKNKRRSLLTMIGIIIGIASVITIVAIGNGFKRNILSTMNVVDNEPNTRYINLNYFNVNDLMSLDKGISKADLEIIQSTPGVASVDYYRMSKDNGSVSLNFIAKNKKLSLSAQLVENTNALEKPVALLAGRSLNKADSDTLNKVTVIDEVVATRLYDSIEQALGKGFQLGNQIYTIVGITQNVSGDISPTNYEPLAFFPPKTYTFYQGNKTEETSVILKMKKNSSYDAVMGQVLAQLNANGDLRAIGEYQAYDPMAEMKGLGDMLNNLTLFISLVAGISLFIAGVGVMNMMYISVAERTKEIGIRRALGATSKEIKRQFLNEGIALTLTGGLIGYLLGMLIAAAVSLMLPFSVAPDLPTVMIAITTSVLIGVAFSYLPASSAAKKELIDILK from the coding sequence ATGAGAAGCTCGATTATCTGGAAAACAGCCTTTCGATCAATCATAAAAAATAAGCGCCGCAGTTTGTTGACAATGATCGGAATCATTATCGGGATTGCTTCCGTAATCACTATTGTCGCAATCGGTAATGGCTTCAAGCGCAATATCCTGTCTACAATGAATGTCGTTGATAATGAACCAAATACGCGCTATATCAACCTCAACTATTTCAATGTCAATGACCTGATGAGTTTAGATAAAGGAATCTCTAAAGCCGATCTGGAAATTATCCAAAGTACGCCCGGTGTTGCCTCTGTTGATTATTATCGAATGAGCAAAGACAATGGTAGTGTTTCACTCAACTTTATCGCGAAAAACAAGAAGTTGTCCCTCTCTGCTCAACTTGTAGAAAATACTAACGCACTTGAAAAACCTGTCGCACTATTAGCTGGACGTAGCCTAAACAAAGCTGATAGTGACACGCTCAATAAAGTAACAGTCATAGATGAAGTCGTTGCTACGCGTCTATATGATTCGATCGAACAGGCATTGGGTAAAGGATTTCAGCTTGGCAATCAAATCTATACGATCGTCGGTATCACCCAAAATGTATCAGGAGATATCTCTCCTACCAATTATGAACCATTAGCATTCTTTCCACCCAAAACTTATACATTCTATCAAGGAAACAAAACCGAGGAAACATCTGTCATACTCAAGATGAAAAAAAATAGTTCTTATGATGCGGTCATGGGGCAGGTGCTGGCTCAGCTGAATGCCAATGGGGATTTACGTGCAATAGGAGAATATCAAGCATACGATCCTATGGCGGAAATGAAGGGGCTCGGCGACATGTTGAATAATTTAACGCTCTTCATTTCACTGGTTGCCGGTATCTCTCTATTTATTGCCGGAGTTGGTGTCATGAACATGATGTATATCTCTGTCGCGGAAAGAACGAAAGAAATTGGGATTCGGCGGGCATTGGGCGCTACTAGCAAAGAAATCAAGCGTCAATTTTTAAATGAAGGGATCGCTTTGACACTCACGGGCGGGCTTATCGGCTATCTTCTTGGTATGCTGATTGCAGCTGCTGTCTCACTGATGCTCCCCTTCTCAGTTGCACCTGATCTGCCAACGGTCATGATTGCCATCACTACCTCTGTATTGATTGGTGTCGCCTTTAGCTACCTTCCTGCCTCTAGCGCAGCAAAAAAAGAATTGATTGATATTTTAAAATAG
- a CDS encoding ROK family protein produces the protein MGILAFDIGGSAVKYGFWEKDRLVRQQAFSLPKDWKAMTTELNAVFEQISQEHEITGVALSAPGLVNETIGQIQGISAVPYIHHFPIQQELSELFGVPVTMENDANCAALAEVWLGAAKDAEHCLFFVIGTGVGGSVILNRKLFKGQNLFGGEFGYMFLNDSASLSDLGSSVKAVKKYNQLTKEDIHGQELFERAEAGDPLADELAEKFYRAVALGIYNLLVCFDPGLIVLGGGVSANKVVLKQIKKHLNRILLERSVTAMTYRLEACVFGNDANLIGAVYHHMETVGKHEIYC, from the coding sequence ATGGGAATTTTAGCATTTGATATTGGCGGTAGTGCAGTAAAATATGGATTTTGGGAAAAGGATAGGCTTGTGAGGCAGCAGGCGTTTTCACTTCCGAAAGACTGGAAAGCGATGACCACGGAGCTAAACGCTGTTTTTGAGCAAATCAGCCAAGAGCACGAGATAACTGGTGTGGCACTAAGTGCACCAGGCTTGGTGAATGAGACTATAGGACAAATTCAAGGCATCAGTGCTGTCCCTTATATCCATCATTTTCCTATTCAGCAGGAGTTATCGGAATTGTTTGGTGTTCCAGTTACGATGGAAAACGACGCCAATTGCGCGGCTTTGGCGGAGGTCTGGCTAGGTGCCGCAAAGGATGCAGAGCACTGCCTATTCTTTGTAATTGGGACTGGCGTTGGCGGGTCAGTGATCCTCAATCGTAAGTTATTCAAAGGTCAAAATCTATTTGGTGGTGAGTTTGGTTATATGTTTTTGAACGATTCGGCTTCATTGAGTGATCTGGGCAGTTCAGTCAAAGCGGTGAAAAAATACAATCAGCTGACGAAAGAAGACATTCATGGACAAGAGTTGTTTGAGCGTGCAGAAGCAGGCGATCCGTTGGCAGACGAGCTTGCGGAAAAGTTCTATCGAGCTGTGGCGCTGGGGATTTATAACCTTCTGGTTTGCTTTGATCCAGGACTTATTGTGCTGGGTGGTGGCGTGTCTGCAAACAAAGTGGTACTAAAGCAAATCAAGAAACACTTGAATCGGATTTTACTGGAAAGAAGCGTAACAGCTATGACTTACAGGCTTGAAGCGTGTGTTTTTGGGAATGATGCAAATTTAATTGGTGCAGTGTATCATCATATGGAAACAGTTGGAAAGCACGAGATATATTGTTAG
- a CDS encoding response regulator transcription factor, which produces MQKKLLIIDDEKDLLETLKTYFELSGYCVFTAENGIEGLQLLNKKPDLILLDVTMPEMDGLRFCKEIREVVHVPIIFLSAKIDQTSRMEGLVAGGDDYLLKPFGLEELALRIEVHLRRENRTKQEESIAYFGDLSFFYQRKELRYQGEKIQLTKTEYEIAAYLSLRKGQVYTKEQIYEYLWGFDKEGNSEIITEHVRRIRAKIKKISSKEVIQTVWGMGYKWIG; this is translated from the coding sequence GTGCAGAAAAAGCTATTGATCATTGATGATGAAAAGGATTTGCTTGAAACGCTGAAAACCTACTTCGAATTATCGGGTTATTGTGTATTTACCGCAGAGAATGGTATAGAAGGGCTGCAGCTTTTAAATAAGAAACCGGATTTGATTCTTCTGGATGTTACAATGCCGGAGATGGATGGCCTTCGTTTTTGTAAGGAAATCAGAGAGGTCGTCCATGTACCGATTATTTTCTTGTCAGCAAAAATTGATCAGACTAGCCGAATGGAAGGTTTAGTTGCCGGAGGCGATGACTATTTATTAAAGCCGTTTGGTTTAGAGGAATTGGCACTACGGATCGAGGTGCATCTTCGCAGAGAAAATCGGACGAAGCAAGAAGAATCGATCGCCTACTTTGGAGATCTGAGCTTTTTTTATCAACGCAAAGAGCTGCGTTACCAAGGAGAGAAAATTCAATTGACCAAAACAGAGTATGAGATTGCGGCCTATCTTTCTTTACGAAAAGGGCAGGTTTATACAAAGGAACAGATTTACGAGTATCTATGGGGCTTTGATAAAGAAGGGAATAGTGAGATCATCACAGAGCATGTTCGAAGAATACGGGCAAAAATCAAGAAAATCAGCTCAAAAGAAGTTATTCAGACAGTTTGGGGGATGGGCTATAAATGGATTGGTTAG